From Peromyscus maniculatus bairdii isolate BWxNUB_F1_BW_parent chromosome 8, HU_Pman_BW_mat_3.1, whole genome shotgun sequence, a single genomic window includes:
- the Dnase1l2 gene encoding deoxyribonuclease-1-like 2, with the protein MGWPWAWLTALWALGAMGATALRIGAFNIQSFGDSKVSDADCGSVIAQILAGYDIALVQEVRDPDLSAVSLLMEQINRISKHEYSFVSSKPLGRDQYKEMYLFVYRKDAVSVVSTYQYPDPEDAFSREPFVVKFSAPSSAAKELVLIPLHAAPHQAVAEIDALYDVYLDVIDKWNTDDMLFLGDFNADCKYVKAHDWASIRLRSSEVFKWLIPDSADTTVGNSDCAYDRIVVSGAHLRRSLEPQSASVHNFQEEFGLDQTQALAISDHFPVEVTFKSH; encoded by the exons ATGGGTTGGCCCTGGGCCTGGCTGACAGCACTTTGGGCACTGGGGGCCATGGGGGCCACAGCACTGCGCATCGGAGCCTTCAACATCCAGAGCTTTGGTGACAGCAAAGTGTCAGACGCAGACTGCGGCAGTGTCATCGCCCAG ATCCTGGCTGGCTATGACATCGCCCTGGTGCAGGAGGTACGAGACCCAGACCTAAGTGCCGTGTCCTTGCTCATGGAACAAATTAACAG AATATCCAAGCACGAATACAGTTTTGTGAGCAGCAAGCCACTCGGGCGTGACCAATACAAGGAAATGTATCTGTTTGTCTACAG GAAAGACGCAGTGTCGGTTGTGAGCACGTACCAGTATCCAGACCCAGAGGATGCCTTCAGCCGGGAGCCTTTTGTGGTCAAATTTTCAGCTCCTAGCTCTG CCGCCAAGGAGCTAGTGCTGATCCCCCTGCATGCAGCACCACACCAGGCGGTGGCAGAGATCGATGCCCTCTACGATGTGTACCTTGATGTGATTGACAAGTGGAACACCGAT GACATGCTGTTTCTGGGTGACTTTAACGCTGATTGCAAGTATGTAAAGGCACATGACTGGGCGTCGATCCGCCTGCGCAGCAGCGAGGTGTTTAAGTGGCTCATCCCAGACAGTGCGGACACCACAGTGGGAAACTCAGACTGTGCCTACGACCGGATTGTAGTGAGTGGTGCCCACCTGCGCAGGAGCCTGGAGCCCCAGTCAGCCTCTGTTCACAACTTTCAGGAGGAATTTGGCCTAGATCAGACCCAG GCTCTTGCCATCAGCGACCATTTTCCTGTGGAAGTGACCTTCAAGTCTCACTGA